The Humulus lupulus chromosome 3, drHumLupu1.1, whole genome shotgun sequence genome window below encodes:
- the LOC133822121 gene encoding multiple organellar RNA editing factor 8, chloroplastic/mitochondrial-like, giving the protein MATNFLSRSLPRTLTIASLVCRPFSITSASVSIVQSRSSLSFLHRLRPLVGAFAIRGSVSPPPVLRCFSTNVTSSSLNDPNPNWSNRPPKETILLDGCDFEHWLVVMEPPEGDLSRDEIIDSYIKTLAMVVGSEQEARMKIYSVSTRCYFAFGALVSEELSYKIKELPKVRWVLPDSYLDVRNKDYGGEPFINGEAVPYDPKYHEEWIRNNARANERNRRNDRPRNFDRSRNFERRRENTQNRDFQRGAPPMPNQMMQNAGPNSHRTTPSSNMGPPPPNMGPPPPNMGGMPQNNMAGSPRNNMNPPYNYGGMPPRNSWNGTPPNNYGGAPPSHNMESGPPSMGGIQGNGGGSGNVPTGDYQNSYTPGRDVGNVPGRNNNSS; this is encoded by the exons ATGGCGACCAACTTCTTATCTCGCTCCCTTCCCAGAACCTTAACCATAGCCTCCTTAGTTTGTCGGCCCTTCTCCATCACCTCGGCTTCCGTCTCCATAGTTCAATCTCGCTCGTCCCTTTCTTTCCTCCACCGCCTCCGCCCTCTCGTTGGAGCCTTCGCTATTCGCGGAAGCGTTTCTCCGCCTCCGGTGCTGCGATGCTTTTCAACCAACGTGACGTCGTCTTCTCTCAACGATCCCAATCCTAACTGGTCTAATCGCCCCCCAAAGGAGACGATCTTGCTCGATGGTTGTGACTTTGAGCACTGGCTTGTCGTCATGGAACCGCCTGAAGGTGATCTTTCCAGGGATGAGATCATTGATAGCTACATCAAAACCCTAGCCATGGTTGTCGGAAG TGAGCAAGAAGCTAGAATGAAGATCTACTCAGTGTCAACTAGGTGCTATTTCGCATTCGGGGCTCTGGTGTCTGAAGAACTTTCATATAAAATTAAGG AATTGCCTAAAGTGCGCTGGGTTCTTCCTGATTCGTACTTGGATGTTAGGAATAAAGATTATGGAG GGGAACCTTTTATTAATGGTGAAGCAGTTCCATACGATCCCAAGTACCATGAGGAATGGATAAGGAACAATGCTAGAGCAAATGAGAGGAATAGGCGTAATGACCGACCTCGCAATTTTGATAGATCTAGGAACTTTGAGAGGAGGAGAGAAAATACGCAGAACCGAGATTTTCAAAGGGGTGCACCTCCTATGCCAAACCAGATGATGCAGAATGCTGGGCCAAATTCCCACAGAACAACCCCTAGCAGCAACATGGGACCACCGCCTCCCAACATGGGTCCACCGCCTCCCAATATGGGTGGAATGCCCCAGAACAACATGGCTGGATCTCCTCGCAACAACATGAACCCACCCTATAATTACGGTGGAATGCCGCCAAGAAACAGCTGGAATGGCACACCCCCAAACAACTATGGAGGAGCACCGCCCAGCCATAACATGGAAAGTGGGCCTCCAAGCATGGGGGGAATACAGGGTAATGGGGGAGGGTCTGGCAATGTTCCTACTGGAGATTACCAGAATAGTTACACTCCTGGAAGGGACGTGGGAAATGTGCCTGGAAGGAACAACAATTCATCTTAG
- the LOC133823646 gene encoding uncharacterized protein LOC133823646, translating into MDSPNSPNPYDNMSLEDIIIAECIDDHDDQYFKALMDGGSSTRQGRKRANIDRGHVEGHQHLFDDYFSDELVYTEYQFQRRFRMRRHVFLRIVQALENHSEALQYFHTRFDAVGIRGLSPLQKCTAAMRMLAYGAPADYVDEYVRSGETTAIECLVNFVRGVNDIFGTEYLRRPNAGNIRHLLQMGEVRGFPGQFTRGGHGRPTIMLEAIASQNLWIWHAFFGVPGSNNDLNVLNQSPIFTDILQEQAPRVEFTINGTQYNKGYYLADGIYPEWGTFVKTIPLPQGEKRKLFARCQEAVCKDVERAFGVLQSRFAIVRGPARFWQRDVLKDIMYACIILHNIIVEDERYAYESLFDFNYDDGPANTLMVEVLHGF; encoded by the exons ATGGATTCGCCAAATTCTCCGAATCCATACGACAATATGAGTCTAGAGGATATCATAATTGCAGAGTGTATTGACGATCATGATGATCAATATTTCAAAGCGCTCATGGATGGGGGTAGCTCAACAAGACAAGGAAGAAAGAGAGCCAACATTGATAGAGGTCATGTAGAAGGACACCAACATTTGTTCGATGACTACTTTTCTGATGAACTGGTGTATACAGAATATCAATTTCAAAGAAGATTTAGAATGCGTAGACATGTATTCCTACGCATAGTGCAAGCTCTAGAAAATCATTCAGA ggcgttacagtatttCCATACGAGGTTTGATGCAGTCGGTATAAGAGGGCTTTCGCCATTACAGAAGTGCACCGCTGCTATGCGAATGTTGGCATATGGAGCGCCTGCTGattatgttgatgagtatgttcgaAGTGGTGAAACTACCGCTATTGAATGTCTAGTCAATTTCGTTCGAGGAGTGAATGATATTTTTGGGACCGAATATTTAAGACGGCCCAATGCTGGGAACATTCGTCACTTACTTCAAATGGGGGAGGTGCGTGGTTTTCCAG GTCAATTCACGCGAGGTGGTCACGGCAGACCAACAATCATGCTCGAAGCAATTGCGTCACAAAATCTTTGGATATGGCATGCATTTTTTGGTGTTCCAGGATCCAATAATGATCTCAACGTGTTAAATCAATCCCCAATATTCACTGATATCTTACAGGAGCAAGCTCCGAGAGTTGAGTTTACGATAAATGGCACACAATACAACAAGGGGTATTATCTAGCAGATGGTATCTATCCAGAGTGGGGTACATTTGTTAAAACTATCCCACTGCCTCAAGGagagaaaagaaaattatttgccCGATGCCAAGAAGCGGTATGCAAAGATGTTGAGCGAGCATTCGGAGTACTTCAATCTCGTTTTGCTATTGTACGAGGACCAGCACGTTTTTGGCAAAGAGATGTTCTCAAAGATATTATGTATGCATGTATCATATTGCACAACATTATTGTCGAGGATGAAAGATATGCATATGAGAGTTTGTttgattttaattatgatgaCGGCCCCGCCAACACCCTAATGGTTGAAGTATTGCATGGTTTCTAA
- the LOC133822122 gene encoding phosphatidylinositol 3-kinase, root isoform: MREMSGNEFRFFLSCDINLPVTFRIDKLEGNLPPSKSLDSDDDSTTDERRAELYVECALYIDGAPFGLPTRTRLESAGPTYCWNELITFSTKYRDLTGHSQLAFTVWDVSRGKDEGLVGGATTLLFNSKKQLKTGKQKLRLWQGKVADGSFSTTTPGKVPRHERGELERLEKLMNKYERGQIPHVDWLDRLAFKSIDKIKERENTRNGNSNLYLVVEFCGFEHRVVFQESGANFLLPSPIASTNEIVIVWDPEVGKINPSEHKQLKLARSLTRGIIDRDLKPSSNERKSIQRILKYPPTRTLSGDERQLLWKFRFSLMSEKRALTKFLRCVEWSDVQEAKQALELMGRWEMIDVSDALELLSPVFESEEVRAYAVSVLERADDEELQCYLLQLVQALRFERSDKSRLSYFLVQRSLRNIELASFLRWYVAVELHDPAYAKRFYSTYEILEENMIKLPPGVNGSEDGFKLWQSLVRQTELTAQLCSITRDVRNVRGNTQKKIEKLRQLLSGLLSELTYFEEPIRSPVAPGVLITGIVPSESSIFKSALHPLRLSFRTASGGNCKVIFKKGDDIRQDQLVVQMVSLMDRLLKLENLDLHLTPYKVLATGQDEGMLEFIPSHSLAQILSEHRSIISYLQKFHPDEHGPFGVTATCLETFIKSCAGYSVITYILGIGDRHLDNLLLQDDGRLFHVDFGFILGRDPKPFPPPMKLCKEMVEAMGGAESQYYTRFKSYCCEAYNILRKSSNLILNLFHLMAGSNIPDIASDPEKGILKLQEKFRLDLDDEACIHFFQDLINESVSALFPQMVETIHRWAQYWR, from the exons ATGAGAGAGATGAGTGGGAACGAGTTCCGGTTCTTCTTGTCCTGCGATATCAATCTTCCGGTGACTTTCCGAATCGATAAGTTGGAAGGGAATTTGCCTCCTTCTAAATCCCTTGATTCAG ATGATGATTCCACTACGGACGAGAGAAGAGCGGAGCTATATGTGGAGTGCGCTTTGTACATTGATGGTGCTCCATTTGGCTTACCCACAAGAACTAG GTTGGAATCTGCAGGACCCACATATTGTTGGAATGAACTAATCACATTTAGCACCAAATATCGAGACTTAACCGGTCACTCACAGCTTGCTTTTACA GTTTGGGATGTTTCACGTGGGAAAGATGAGGGATTAGTTGGTGGGGCAACAACTCTTCTCTTTAATAGCAAAAAGCAGCTCAAAACTGGAAAACAGAAGCTTAGGCTTTGGCAAGGAAAAGTTGCTGATGGATCATTTAGTACAACTACTCCGGGAAAG GTCCCTAGGCATGAACGTGGCGAATTGGAACGCTTGGAGAAGCTTATGAATAAGTATGAGAGAGGACAAATCCCACATGTTGACTGGCTAGATCGTCTTGCATTCAAATCTATTGATAAAATCAAGGAACGTGAAAACACTAGAAATGGAAATTCTAATTTATACCTGGTTGTTGAGTTTTGTGGGTTTGAACATCGAGTTGTTTTTCAG GAATCTGGAGCAAATTTCTTACTACCATCACCTATTGCTTCAACAAATGAAATTGTCATTGTTTGGGATCCAGAAGTGGGAAAAATAAATCCCTCTGAGCACAAACAACTAAAGCTTGCAAGGAGTTTAACCCGTGGTATTATTGACCGTGACCTTAAACCTAGCTCCAATGAAAGAAA GTCGATACAAAGGATTCTGAAATACCCACCAACAAGGACTTTGAGTGGAGATGAGAGACAATTATTGTGGAAATTCCGTTTCTCATTGATGTCTGAGAAGAGGGCTCTTACAAAATTTCTTCGATGTGTTGAGTGGAGTGATGTTCAG GAAGCAAAACAGGCACTAGAGCTTATGGGCAGATGGGAAATGATTGATGTTTCTGATGCATTGGAGCTGCTATCCCCTGTTTTTGAAAGTGAGGAG GTTCGTGCATATGCTGTCAGTGTCCTTGAAAGAGCGGACGATGAAGAGCTTCAGTGCTACTTACTTCAACTTGTTCAGGCTCTTCGATTTGAGCGCTCTGATAAATCTCGTCTTTCTTATTTTCTTGTGCAACGCT CATTAAGGAACATTGAGTTAGCCAGCTTTCTCCGCTGGTATGTTGCTGTGGAACTTCATGATCCAGCATATGCCAAACGTTTCTACAGTACCTATGAGATTTTGGAAGAGAACATGATAAAG TTGCCTCCTGGTGTGAATGGGAGTGAAGATGGATTTAAATTATGGCAAAGTTTAGTTCGTCAGACAGAATTGACTGCTCAATTGTGTTCTATTACTAGAGATGTAAGAAATGTACGTGGAAATACCCAGAAGAAAATTGAAAAACTTAGACAGTTACTTTCTGGCCTTCTCAGCGAGCTTACTTATTTTGAAGAG CCTATACGATCGCCAGTGGCTCCTGGTGTCCTAATCACTGGAATCGTGCCATCAGAGTCATCCATTTTCAAGAGTGCATTGCATCCTTTGCGCCTTTCCTTTCGAACAGCAAGTGGTGGAAACTGTAAAGTCATTTTCAAAAAGGGGGATGATATTCGACAAGACCAATTA GTTGTTCAAATGGTATCTCTGATGGATCGATTGCTTAAGCTAGAAAATCTTGATTTGCACTTGACTCCATATAAGGTACTAGCAACTGGACAAGATGAAGGAATGTTGGAATTTATTCCATCTCACTCTTTAGCAcag ATTCTCTCAGAACATAGGAGCATTATAAGCTATCTTCAGAAGTTTCATCCAGATGAGCATGGACCATTCGGTGTAACAGCCACCTGTCTTGAAACATTTATAAAGAGCTGTGCTGGATACTCTGTCATCACATATATACTGGGCATTGGTGACAG GCACCTTGACAATCTCCTCCTCCAGGATGATGGACGTCTATTCCATGTTGATTTTGGCTTCATTCTTGGTCGTGATCCTAAGCCATTTCCTCCACCTATGAAGCTTTGCAAAGAAATGGTTGAGGCCATGGGTGGAGCTGAAAG TCAATATTATACAAGGTTCAAATCCTATTGTTGTGAAGCATACAACATTCTCCGGAAATCTAGTAATCTTATCTTGAACTTGTTTCATTTAATGGCGGGTTCCAATATTCCTGATATAGCTTCTGACCCTGAAAAAGGCATTCTCAAG CTTCAAGAGAAATTCCGGTTGGACTTGGATGACGAAGCCTGTATTCATTTTTTCCAGGATCTAATCAATGAGAGTGTCAGTGCTTTATTTCCTCAAATGGTTGAGACCATTCATCGGTGGGCACAATACTGGCGCTAA